Proteins encoded together in one Leptospira semungkisensis window:
- a CDS encoding adenylate/guanylate cyclase domain-containing protein, whose protein sequence is MQQKILQLVYFIFGDPKKNSLEHRLFNTISLVNGILNIVGSVFEEEAEYSARIIFFNVVSGLILLIMYYFSRVKSIYYSLFWPLNLTILFYLSSLWFLHGGSNGGNHYYFIPALVIATILLKNHNIILIYAFYGIVTAFLYTFEYFYPNFIVPQKDRHTEYMDLGGNFLFVQILTGILIFILSRNLNIERKKSDNLLRNILPESIADELKKNDTVQPQKYDSVTVLFTDMAGFTKIAENMTPEQLVGELHYFFAEFDKIAKKYGLEKIKTIGDSYMAAGGLPTPNRTHAMDAVYCGLEFQEFMRRHKEERLKAGLPTWELRLGIHTGSVVAGVIGTEKFAYDIWGDTVNTASRMESSGLPGEVNISKDTFHLVRENFICESRGLIKAKNKGEIEMFLVKGLRSSDLEESKIPALS, encoded by the coding sequence ATGCAACAGAAGATTCTTCAACTCGTTTACTTCATCTTCGGGGATCCCAAGAAAAATTCCTTAGAACATAGATTATTCAACACGATCTCTCTCGTGAATGGGATCTTAAATATTGTAGGATCCGTTTTCGAAGAAGAGGCCGAATATTCCGCAAGGATCATATTCTTCAACGTCGTCTCGGGCCTCATTCTCTTGATCATGTATTATTTCTCCAGGGTAAAGAGCATCTACTACTCCTTATTCTGGCCTTTGAATCTAACGATTCTATTTTATCTCTCTTCTCTTTGGTTCTTGCATGGAGGTTCCAACGGAGGAAATCATTATTACTTTATCCCAGCCCTGGTAATCGCGACGATTTTATTAAAAAATCATAATATAATTCTGATATATGCGTTCTATGGAATCGTTACGGCATTTCTATATACCTTCGAATATTTCTATCCGAATTTCATTGTGCCTCAAAAAGATAGGCATACAGAATACATGGACCTGGGAGGAAACTTTCTTTTCGTTCAGATCCTAACCGGAATTTTAATCTTTATTTTGAGTAGGAATCTGAATATAGAGAGAAAGAAATCCGACAACCTTCTTCGGAACATCCTTCCTGAATCCATAGCTGACGAGTTAAAAAAGAACGATACAGTCCAACCGCAGAAGTATGATAGCGTTACAGTATTGTTCACAGATATGGCTGGCTTCACCAAGATCGCAGAGAATATGACTCCGGAGCAATTGGTGGGAGAGCTTCATTATTTCTTTGCGGAATTCGATAAGATCGCTAAGAAATATGGATTAGAAAAAATTAAAACGATCGGTGACTCTTATATGGCTGCGGGAGGACTCCCTACTCCGAATCGTACTCATGCGATGGATGCAGTCTATTGCGGATTGGAATTCCAAGAATTCATGCGCAGGCACAAAGAAGAACGACTGAAGGCGGGACTTCCTACATGGGAACTTAGGTTAGGGATCCATACTGGCAGCGTGGTAGCTGGCGTAATAGGAACAGAAAAATTTGCCTACGATATATGGGGAGATACAGTAAACACTGCAAGCCGCATGGAAAGCTCGGGTCTGCCAGGAGAAGTGAATATCTCTAAAGACACATTTCATTTAGTCCGAGAAAATTTCATCTGCGAATCTAGAGGATTGATAAAAGCTAAGAACAAGGGAGAGATAGAAATGTTCTTAGTAAAAGGACTTAGATCCTCTGACTTGGAAGAGAGTAAGATCCCGGCCTTATCTTAA
- a CDS encoding methionine ABC transporter ATP-binding protein, with translation MVWKEEVNSIPETILEFRNVFKAFPKSQHPAISDISLSVQRGEIFGIIGTTGAGKSTLLRFANLLESPDSGNVLFEGRDVSYLSGKELRSHRSKVGMVFQQSHLVLNRKVFDNIALPLKALGWNKEQIKERVLELLRLIGLEDKIDSYPSQLSGGQKQRVGIARAIANHPRLLLCDEPTSALDPETTRSILGLLKSIHKKFGITILIVTHEMEVVREICDSVAVIEKGKLIELGSSYSLFADPSQEITKKLTGGVLDHSIPEETLARTKGRILKIVLKDQVATEPILGKVIRATNYVPNILHSKIEYISGKPIGVFYLETEQDNSSTETIRSAFVRYGAQVEEIYR, from the coding sequence ATGGTTTGGAAAGAAGAAGTAAACTCCATTCCCGAAACTATATTAGAATTTAGGAATGTCTTTAAGGCATTCCCGAAATCCCAACATCCTGCAATCAGCGATATCTCCCTCTCGGTTCAGAGAGGAGAGATTTTCGGGATTATTGGTACTACTGGTGCCGGCAAAAGCACTCTGCTTAGATTCGCTAATTTACTCGAAAGTCCGGATTCAGGGAATGTTCTTTTCGAAGGTAGGGATGTTTCCTACTTATCCGGCAAAGAATTAAGAAGTCATCGCTCCAAAGTGGGAATGGTATTCCAACAATCTCATTTGGTGCTGAACCGAAAGGTATTCGATAATATCGCCCTTCCCCTCAAAGCTCTTGGATGGAATAAGGAGCAGATCAAAGAGAGAGTCCTCGAGCTTTTAAGATTGATCGGTCTCGAGGATAAGATCGATTCCTACCCAAGCCAACTCAGCGGCGGGCAAAAGCAAAGGGTCGGAATAGCAAGAGCAATTGCAAATCATCCTCGCCTTCTTCTTTGCGATGAGCCAACTTCCGCATTAGATCCAGAGACAACCCGTTCCATTTTAGGACTATTGAAAAGTATTCATAAAAAATTCGGAATCACTATATTGATCGTCACTCATGAAATGGAAGTAGTAAGAGAGATCTGTGATTCGGTCGCCGTTATCGAAAAAGGAAAATTGATCGAATTAGGATCTTCGTACTCCTTATTCGCAGATCCTTCGCAAGAGATCACTAAGAAGCTTACCGGAGGAGTCTTAGATCATTCCATTCCAGAAGAAACCTTAGCCAGGACCAAGGGAAGAATTCTAAAAATCGTTTTGAAAGATCAGGTAGCGACAGAGCCGATCCTTGGAAAAGTAATCCGTGCTACGAACTACGTTCCGAATATTCTACATAGCAAGATCGAATATATTTCAGGGAAGCCGATCGGAGTCTTTTATCTGGAAACGGAACAGGACAATTCAAGTACCGAAACGATCCGCTCCGCTTTTGTCAGATACGGTGCTCAAGTAGAGGAGATCTACAGATGA
- a CDS encoding MBOAT family O-acyltransferase — MVGASFYFYAYSDPWLLILLLFSIFWNASIVYLIQLPDFKSKKAVLALGVVLNLTVLFFFKYSGLFAKTFLGNSQGTDLHWIFLIPLPIGISFYTFHGISMVVDFYRIGPEILKEKISYPNLILKSSLYINFFPQLVAGPIVKAKEFFPQIKAKDFKDIPWLSATKILILGYFLKTVIADNLNDLTFVIDFPYNSHHSSFALILLIFGYSAQIFADFAGYSLIAIGTALLFGYQLPTNFNFPYISSNFSEFWRRWHISLSTWLRDYLYIPLGGNRKGNLRTYINLFLVMALGGLWHGAEWRYMVWGIGHGLLLLLERFLEQNFPFSLPKNKITFFLKGLFVFLCVSLLWLLFRLPNFEKAVQYLGLIGSNIALATDWELCSFLLFFSIPVFLYHGYGWYKERSTQASNEWVSVIGYSFLLFLIVLNRGPSASFIYFQF, encoded by the coding sequence GTGGTAGGAGCAAGTTTCTATTTTTATGCCTATTCTGATCCATGGCTTTTGATCCTACTCTTGTTTTCCATATTTTGGAATGCGAGTATCGTGTATCTCATCCAGTTACCCGATTTCAAGAGCAAGAAAGCGGTACTCGCTCTCGGTGTAGTACTCAATCTCACTGTATTGTTCTTTTTTAAATACAGTGGATTATTCGCTAAGACCTTTTTAGGAAACTCGCAAGGGACCGACCTTCACTGGATCTTTCTCATTCCTTTGCCGATCGGAATCTCTTTCTATACATTCCATGGGATCAGCATGGTTGTGGATTTTTATAGGATAGGGCCAGAGATATTAAAAGAGAAAATTTCTTATCCAAATCTTATTCTGAAATCATCACTCTATATAAATTTCTTTCCTCAGTTGGTAGCAGGCCCCATCGTAAAGGCCAAAGAATTCTTCCCACAGATCAAAGCAAAGGATTTCAAAGATATCCCTTGGTTATCCGCGACTAAGATATTGATCCTCGGGTATTTTTTAAAGACGGTAATCGCGGATAATTTGAACGATCTAACCTTCGTGATCGATTTTCCGTACAATTCGCATCATTCTTCCTTTGCCTTGATCCTATTGATCTTCGGATATTCTGCGCAGATCTTCGCAGACTTTGCAGGATACTCGCTCATCGCGATAGGAACCGCTCTACTTTTCGGATACCAGCTACCGACTAACTTTAATTTTCCTTATATATCATCCAACTTTTCAGAGTTCTGGAGACGCTGGCATATATCTCTCTCAACTTGGCTGAGAGATTATCTCTACATTCCTTTAGGTGGAAACAGAAAGGGGAATCTGAGAACTTATATAAACTTATTTTTAGTAATGGCCTTAGGAGGCCTATGGCATGGAGCAGAATGGAGGTATATGGTCTGGGGGATCGGTCACGGATTATTATTACTCTTAGAAAGATTCCTCGAACAAAATTTTCCCTTCTCTCTGCCTAAAAATAAAATTACGTTTTTCTTAAAGGGACTTTTCGTATTCCTTTGTGTTTCGCTTCTTTGGTTATTATTCAGGCTTCCGAATTTTGAAAAGGCAGTACAATATTTAGGGCTCATAGGTTCCAACATTGCCTTGGCTACGGACTGGGAACTTTGCTCCTTCCTTCTTTTCTTTTCTATCCCGGTGTTTTTATATCATGGATATGGATGGTATAAGGAAAGATCCACGCAAGCATCAAACGAATGGGTTTCCGTAATCGGATATTCATTTCTTCTCTTCCTAATCGTATTGAACCGCGGACCTTCTGCGTCCTTTATTTATTTTCAGTTCTAA
- a CDS encoding methionine ABC transporter permease, protein MSFEKWQSLLPDLTVAFGQTFLMLGISLSIALVFGIPLGFLIYLTDKRLFLKNKIAYSTLGGLANLIRSVPFVILLVALIPLTQFLVGTTIGPLAASVSLSVAAIPFLARLVETSLREIPEGVLEAAISTGASLPLIIKEVLMPEALPGILSGITVTTISLLGYSAMAGIVGGGGIGDLAIRFGYYRYEDDIMISTVLVLVVLVQVFQWSGDLIRRRSDKRARD, encoded by the coding sequence ATGAGTTTTGAAAAATGGCAATCCCTTCTTCCCGATCTGACTGTTGCCTTCGGTCAAACATTCTTAATGTTAGGGATCTCACTGAGCATAGCATTGGTCTTCGGAATACCTTTAGGCTTTCTTATTTATCTCACAGACAAGAGACTGTTTCTTAAAAATAAAATCGCCTATTCTACATTAGGTGGTCTGGCAAACCTGATCCGCTCCGTGCCATTCGTTATTCTTTTGGTGGCCTTGATCCCTCTAACTCAATTCTTGGTGGGAACTACGATCGGACCTTTGGCAGCTTCCGTTTCCTTATCCGTGGCAGCTATTCCCTTCTTAGCAAGGTTAGTCGAAACCTCTCTGAGAGAAATTCCGGAAGGCGTCTTAGAAGCAGCGATTTCGACGGGAGCGAGCCTTCCTCTAATCATAAAGGAAGTCCTCATGCCGGAAGCCTTGCCAGGGATCTTGTCTGGAATTACGGTCACCACAATCAGTTTGTTAGGCTATTCCGCAATGGCCGGAATCGTCGGTGGTGGGGGAATAGGAGATCTCGCCATCCGATTCGGTTACTATAGATACGAAGACGATATCATGATTTCCACAGTATTAGTCTTAGTGGTTCTCGTGCAGGTCTTTCAATGGTCAGGCGATTTGATCCGAAGAAGGAGCGACAAGAGAGCCAGAGACTAA
- a CDS encoding beta-class carbonic anhydrase produces the protein MSNTTILQKEVSKNHQDVIEANHKYVSEFGKKGELALPPARSFTILTCMDARLDPAKYAGLSEGDAHVIRNAGGRASDDAIRSLVISHKLLGTKEFFVIHHTDCGMALFTDPIIRNLLSKSLKTATVDSNGWKNLEESGGSDEAAHISFLTFEDLEKSVIDDVSRIRKHPLIPKDIPIYGYYYDVKTGKLVEVEEATRIGRAS, from the coding sequence ATGTCAAACACCACGATATTGCAAAAGGAAGTTAGCAAGAATCACCAAGATGTGATCGAGGCTAATCATAAGTACGTTTCCGAGTTCGGCAAGAAGGGAGAACTGGCTCTTCCTCCTGCAAGAAGCTTCACTATTCTAACTTGCATGGACGCAAGATTAGATCCGGCCAAATACGCAGGTCTATCAGAAGGGGACGCACACGTTATCCGAAACGCTGGAGGAAGGGCAAGCGACGACGCGATTCGTTCTTTAGTCATCTCTCACAAACTCTTAGGCACTAAAGAATTTTTCGTGATCCATCATACCGATTGCGGGATGGCCCTATTTACGGATCCGATCATTCGCAACCTATTATCCAAAAGTCTGAAGACAGCGACTGTGGACTCTAACGGGTGGAAAAACTTGGAGGAATCTGGAGGCTCGGATGAAGCCGCTCATATTTCCTTCCTTACTTTCGAGGATCTGGAGAAGAGTGTGATCGATGATGTTAGCCGTATCAGAAAGCACCCATTGATCCCGAAAGATATCCCTATCTACGGATATTATTATGATGTGAAAACCGGAAAGTTGGTGGAAGTAGAAGAAGCGACTCGTATCGGCAGGGCTTCTTGA
- a CDS encoding MetQ/NlpA family ABC transporter substrate-binding protein, translating to MKSKVFSLFLILFSLLLDCGKKEAPKLPGDRKDLKIGICPGPYGDLLKKGVFPDLEKKGYKIQIVQFSDYIQPNLALASGDIDANLFQHVPYLKKFTADKGLKLAAIVNVPTAPMSVFAGKTKNPKDLKEKGSIALPNDPTNQLRALKLFQELGFIKVNPDAIPTKASLNDILENKKQIQFLPLEAAQLPRSLESTDFSAINGNFAIASGLDLTKAVILETLAEEHKNIIVVREDEKDSVFAKDIVSAVQSKEFEEVIDKDFKGFQKPEWFGKKK from the coding sequence ATGAAATCAAAGGTTTTCTCATTATTTCTGATTCTCTTTTCCCTTCTTTTGGATTGCGGAAAGAAAGAAGCTCCCAAACTGCCAGGCGATCGCAAGGATCTGAAAATCGGGATCTGCCCCGGGCCTTACGGCGATCTTCTCAAAAAGGGAGTCTTTCCTGATTTAGAGAAGAAGGGATATAAGATACAGATCGTGCAATTCAGCGATTATATCCAACCCAATTTAGCACTGGCGTCAGGTGATATAGACGCGAACCTATTTCAGCATGTTCCTTATTTGAAAAAATTCACCGCTGACAAAGGGTTGAAGTTAGCCGCCATCGTTAATGTTCCGACTGCACCTATGTCTGTATTTGCAGGAAAAACTAAGAATCCGAAAGATCTGAAAGAAAAAGGTTCGATTGCACTCCCGAATGATCCTACAAATCAATTGAGAGCATTAAAGCTTTTCCAAGAATTAGGTTTTATTAAAGTAAATCCGGATGCCATCCCTACTAAAGCTTCTCTGAACGATATCTTGGAAAATAAAAAACAGATCCAATTTCTTCCTCTTGAAGCAGCCCAACTCCCCAGATCTTTGGAGAGTACGGATTTCTCCGCAATCAACGGAAATTTTGCCATCGCTTCCGGATTGGATCTGACAAAGGCTGTTATTCTCGAGACTTTAGCCGAAGAACATAAAAACATAATTGTTGTGCGCGAGGACGAGAAGGACAGCGTATTTGCAAAGGATATCGTTTCCGCTGTCCAGTCCAAAGAATTCGAAGAAGTGATCGACAAAGATTTTAAAGGATTCCAAAAACCAGAATGGTTTGGAAAGAAGAAGTAA